The DNA sequence TGCCCCATTGCCCACCTATGAGACGGGCGTGGACCCCAATGCCTGGGTACAAATACCAGAGGGGGAATTCCATTTTGGTCAGCACGAAGATATAGAAACCACCGGGGCCTATGAGATCATGGTCACCAACGTGACCGTCAGCCAATACGCCGAATATCTCAACGCAGCTCTGGCAGATGGCTCCGTCAAACTTGTAGACGATGAGATCGTTGGCTTTTACCCAGGCGATGTATTTCGCGGTGCCGAACACGAGGAAGAAATCAAAGAGGGAGATTGGATCTTCATCCCGCTGAATGACCCTTCCCAACGGGTTGAATTTGATGGTTCCACCTTCAGCGCCCAACCTGATTATGCGAATCACCCCATGACAATGGTCTCGTGGTTTGGAGCCTGGGGTTACTGCGGCTACTACGAAACCCGCCTGCCCACTGAAATGGAATGGGAGAAAGCCGGCCGCGGCGAAGATGAGCGTCCCTTCCCCTGGGGCGAAGAAATAGCGCGCGAAAACGCCAACTTCTACGCCAGCCGCGACCCCTTTGAAAATATGGGTAGTTACGGCTCGCGTACCTCCCCGGTGGGCTTCTACAACGGCCAGAAATATGGCGATTACCAGACCCTCGACTCGGCCTCACCCTACGGCTTGTACGATATGGCCGGCAACGTCTGGCAGTGGACCGGCAACGTCTACGAAGAGATGCATTACCGGTTCATGCGCGGCGGTTCAAAAGATACCTACGAAATGGACTTGCGCCTGTGGGTACGCAATAACGCTACCCCCACGTATACCAGCCCCGGGGTCGGGTTCCGCTGTGTTCAAGATCAGTAAATAGCACATCCGGAAAGTAGGGATCGGGGTTGCCTCCGATCCCTACTTTCCGAAAACCTGCAAGATAAATCATTCTTTGATATACTGCTCTGACGTTATTCTGAATAGAGTCACTATGGATACACTGAAAGCCAAACTCCGCCTGTACTGGCCCCTTATCAAAAGCCTGCAAACTGCGCTGTTGCTCACTACTGGCCTGGCCGGTTATATGAGCGCGCGCTGCCCGGTGACGACCATTCCCACCATGCTCGGGTTGGGAATCAGTTTATTTCTCTCCATCAGCGGAAGCACCATCTTGAATATGTGGTACGACCGCG is a window from the Chloroflexota bacterium genome containing:
- a CDS encoding SUMF1/EgtB/PvdO family nonheme iron enzyme, translating into MRNAILTLGLVAVLLASCTPVDLNAPLPTYETGVDPNAWVQIPEGEFHFGQHEDIETTGAYEIMVTNVTVSQYAEYLNAALADGSVKLVDDEIVGFYPGDVFRGAEHEEEIKEGDWIFIPLNDPSQRVEFDGSTFSAQPDYANHPMTMVSWFGAWGYCGYYETRLPTEMEWEKAGRGEDERPFPWGEEIARENANFYASRDPFENMGSYGSRTSPVGFYNGQKYGDYQTLDSASPYGLYDMAGNVWQWTGNVYEEMHYRFMRGGSKDTYEMDLRLWVRNNATPTYTSPGVGFRCVQDQ